The following DNA comes from Deinococcota bacterium.
GGCGAATGCCAAGGTCAGTACTCTGCTCCGCGCCGTGAAGCTCGATCCGGCCTACGCCCAGCGCCTGCCGGGCCAGCTCTCGGGCGGCGAGAAGCAGCGCGTGGCGATCGCTCGAGCCTTCGCCACCCAACCGGACCTGCTCGTTCTCGACGAGTCCGTCTCCGGCCTCGACGTGTCGGTGCAGGCCACCGTCTTGAACCTCCTGGGCAGCTTGCAGCTCGAGCACGGGAGCGCCTACCTATTCATCTCGCACGACCTCGCGGTCGTCAGCTATTTGGCGGACGAGATCGCCGTCATGTACCTCGGACAGCTCATGGAAATGGGGCGCGCCCAAGATGTCCTGACACCACCGTATCATCCTTACACCGAGGCGCTCCTTTCGGCCATTCCGTCCCTCGACCCCACCCGCCAAAAGCCGCGCGTTGCGCTTCACGGCGAGGTGCCGAGCCCTGTCAATGTCCCCGGTGGCTGCCGCTTCCATACCCGCTGCCCCCGCTTTCTCGGGAACATCTGCCGTGACCAGGAACCCCCGTGGCAGGTGGACGCGAGCGGGAAGCGTATCTACTGCCATATTCCTCTCTCGGAACTGAAACGGGAGCAGGAACCGATGATCGAGGAGGCGAGCGAAGCCGGTGCTTAGCTACCTCATCAGGCGCCTCGGCTTTCTCCTGCTGACGCTTCTGCTCACCTCGCTGGTCATCTTCGTCGTGACGCATTACCTGCCAGGCGACGTGGCCCGGGTCATTCTCGGGCGGGAAGCCGGAGAGGCAGCCCTGCAAGAACTCCGTCGCGCGCTTGGCCTCGACCGGCCGCTCGTGGTGCAGTACCTGAACTGGCTTACCAACTTCGCCACTGGAGATTGGGGGCATTCGTTCAGCACCGGTCAGGCTATCCGCCCGCTCGTGCTCGAGCGTCTCGGCAACTCGCTCATGCTGGCCGGGCTCACGCTCCTTTTTGCCGTACCGACGGCCATCACGCTCGGGGTGCTCGCGGCGCTGAAGCAGGACAGGCCCCTCGACGCCATCATCAGCGTCGGTTCACTCTCGGTCGTAGGGCTCCCCGAGTTCGTGACCGGGCTGGTGCTCATCCAAATCTTCGCCTTTGGCTTGGGGATCTTGCCGGCGAACGCCTCGATCCCACCTGGGGCGGGTTTTCTCGAGGTCCTGCCGATGCTGATTCTGCCGGCGCTGACGGCCACCTTGGTCCTATTCGCCTATATCGCCCGGCTTACGCGCGCCAGCGTCATCGAGGAACTCGACAAAGCTTACGTGCGCACCGCAGCCTTGAAGGGAATCCCGCGCCGCCGGGTGATCGTGTCACACGTGCTGCCCAACGCGCTCTTGCCGACCATCACGGTGATCGCCATCAGCTTCGGCTGGCTGATGAGCGGGCTGATCGTGGTCGAGAACGTGTTCAACTACCCCGGCTTGGGGCGCCTTCTCACTTTCGCGATTGACCGGCGCGACCTGCCGCTTCTTCAGGCCATTACCTTTGTAGCTGTCCTTGGTTTTGCCGTCGCCAACCTTGCAGCGGACCTAATGTACGCTTTCCTCAACCCCAAAATTCGTCTGCGGTAGGGTCTCATGGGACGGGCGGTCCAACGAAAACGCCACCTGCACCTAGCTCGGCTCCTGTTTGCGTCAATCCACCGCTCCACGCTCTCGTACCGGCGGATGCAGGAAATGCCGGAGCCCCCCAGGCTGCACAAGCAAGGAGCGCCCCGATCAGGGCGCTCCAATGAAGGGCGTTACTTCAGCTGTGCCTACTCGCTCTCGTAAGCCTTTCACTAGTCCTGGTGAGAGCGGAGGAGGCTTGTTCTTTGACGGTCATTTGGCAGTGCCATTTGGCAGTGCGGCTACAACGTTGTTCACATCCGTGATTCATACACAGAGAGCGTCCGATTGCTCGGAACGCTCTCCTCAGGGCCAACATCGAGTTTCATTTCAAGCTCAGGAATTCACTTCAAGGTTGACCACTCGAAGCCTAGCTATCCTACCCCTGACGCTACTGGGTTGAGCCTGGCACCTCGGCTGGATCACCATGCCCCGAGAAGGTCAGGACATTGCGGATGTTGGCCTGCGTGCGCCCATCCTCGAGCATGTGCGGTGATGAAATTCCCTGAGCAAGACCTTCTCCCCATTCGGGGTGACTGAGGTCGCAGATGAACATCATGCCCTTTTCAGTAGGAACAATGGCCGAGCCCGACTCGTAGTGAATGATGATCGGCTCGCCATCTGGAACCTCGATGTTGTATTCGCCAAAGACGAAAAAGGCGCCCTCGGGTACGTGGGTGCCTTCAAACTCACCGCCAA
Coding sequences within:
- a CDS encoding ABC transporter permease encodes the protein MLSYLIRRLGFLLLTLLLTSLVIFVVTHYLPGDVARVILGREAGEAALQELRRALGLDRPLVVQYLNWLTNFATGDWGHSFSTGQAIRPLVLERLGNSLMLAGLTLLFAVPTAITLGVLAALKQDRPLDAIISVGSLSVVGLPEFVTGLVLIQIFAFGLGILPANASIPPGAGFLEVLPMLILPALTATLVLFAYIARLTRASVIEELDKAYVRTAALKGIPRRRVIVSHVLPNALLPTITVIAISFGWLMSGLIVVENVFNYPGLGRLLTFAIDRRDLPLLQAITFVAVLGFAVANLAADLMYAFLNPKIRLR